Proteins encoded within one genomic window of Oncorhynchus masou masou isolate Uvic2021 chromosome 1, UVic_Omas_1.1, whole genome shotgun sequence:
- the LOC135550982 gene encoding uncharacterized protein LOC135550982 isoform X3 encodes MCCLCSLAIHLKVTQIVLSVFYISSVIVMFTNGMSMVVEDLIHVIGSLFVIIAGSLAIAAQNLHLPTLKACLGMQVVACVASVINLIFSVSDMGGHRYGYGCWKYVEVNSTDHNDYCYSITASTGHYLAELVLINTALIAISVTLAAYCCKVVNCCSPGQRMPVITVQVPPAQQ; translated from the exons atgtgttgtctgtgtagtctgGCAATCCATTTAAAG gtgACTCAGATTGTCCTCAGTGTGTTCTATATCAGTTCTGTCATTGTCATGTTCACCAACGGCATGAGCATGGTGGTTGAAGATTTAATACATGTCATTGGATCTTTGTTT GTGATCATAGCTGGTAGTTTGGCCATAGCTGCACAGAATCTCCATCTTCCCACT ctgAAGGCCTGTCTGGGGATGCAGGTAGTGGCCTGTGTAGCATCAGTGATCAACTTGATCTTCTCTGTGTCAGACATGGGTGGACACAGATATGGTTATGGCTGCTGGAAATACGTTGAAGTCAACAGCACCGATCACAATGATTATTGCTATTCAATCACT GCTTCTACTGGACATTACCTTGCTGAGTTGGTCCTGATAAATACTGCTCTCATCGCTATCTCTGTCACGCTCGCTGCCTATTGCTGCAAGGTGGTCAATTGCTGCTCTCCAGGACAACGAATG CCGGTGATCACAGTCCAAGTCCCTCCTGCTCAGCAATGA
- the LOC135550982 gene encoding uncharacterized protein LOC135550982 isoform X2, whose amino-acid sequence MADEEAVPGAEGAEGPLVAVTFQRSPHKKQKYLESEPKALGVTQIVLSVFYISSVIVMFTNGMSMVVEDLIHVIGSLFVIIAGSLAIAAQNLHLPTLKACLGMQVVACVASVINLIFSVSDMGGHRYGYGCWKYVEVNSTDHNDYCYSITASTGHYLAELVLINTALIAISVTLAAYCCKVVNCCSPGQRMPVITVQVPPAQQ is encoded by the exons ATGGCAG ATGAAGAGGCCGTGCCTGGTGCAGAGGGTGCAGAGGGTCCCCTTGTCGCAGTGACTTTTCAGAGAAGTCCTCACAAAAAACAGAAGTACCTGGAGTCTGAACCCAAAGCATTGGGG gtgACTCAGATTGTCCTCAGTGTGTTCTATATCAGTTCTGTCATTGTCATGTTCACCAACGGCATGAGCATGGTGGTTGAAGATTTAATACATGTCATTGGATCTTTGTTT GTGATCATAGCTGGTAGTTTGGCCATAGCTGCACAGAATCTCCATCTTCCCACT ctgAAGGCCTGTCTGGGGATGCAGGTAGTGGCCTGTGTAGCATCAGTGATCAACTTGATCTTCTCTGTGTCAGACATGGGTGGACACAGATATGGTTATGGCTGCTGGAAATACGTTGAAGTCAACAGCACCGATCACAATGATTATTGCTATTCAATCACT GCTTCTACTGGACATTACCTTGCTGAGTTGGTCCTGATAAATACTGCTCTCATCGCTATCTCTGTCACGCTCGCTGCCTATTGCTGCAAGGTGGTCAATTGCTGCTCTCCAGGACAACGAATG CCGGTGATCACAGTCCAAGTCCCTCCTGCTCAGCAATGA
- the LOC135550982 gene encoding uncharacterized protein LOC135550982 isoform X1 — protein sequence MTSNSYDEEAVPGAEGAEGPLVAVTFQRSPHKKQKYLESEPKALGVTQIVLSVFYISSVIVMFTNGMSMVVEDLIHVIGSLFVIIAGSLAIAAQNLHLPTLKACLGMQVVACVASVINLIFSVSDMGGHRYGYGCWKYVEVNSTDHNDYCYSITASTGHYLAELVLINTALIAISVTLAAYCCKVVNCCSPGQRMPVITVQVPPAQQ from the exons ATGACATCCAACAGTTATG ATGAAGAGGCCGTGCCTGGTGCAGAGGGTGCAGAGGGTCCCCTTGTCGCAGTGACTTTTCAGAGAAGTCCTCACAAAAAACAGAAGTACCTGGAGTCTGAACCCAAAGCATTGGGG gtgACTCAGATTGTCCTCAGTGTGTTCTATATCAGTTCTGTCATTGTCATGTTCACCAACGGCATGAGCATGGTGGTTGAAGATTTAATACATGTCATTGGATCTTTGTTT GTGATCATAGCTGGTAGTTTGGCCATAGCTGCACAGAATCTCCATCTTCCCACT ctgAAGGCCTGTCTGGGGATGCAGGTAGTGGCCTGTGTAGCATCAGTGATCAACTTGATCTTCTCTGTGTCAGACATGGGTGGACACAGATATGGTTATGGCTGCTGGAAATACGTTGAAGTCAACAGCACCGATCACAATGATTATTGCTATTCAATCACT GCTTCTACTGGACATTACCTTGCTGAGTTGGTCCTGATAAATACTGCTCTCATCGCTATCTCTGTCACGCTCGCTGCCTATTGCTGCAAGGTGGTCAATTGCTGCTCTCCAGGACAACGAATG CCGGTGATCACAGTCCAAGTCCCTCCTGCTCAGCAATGA